One Phoenix dactylifera cultivar Barhee BC4 unplaced genomic scaffold, palm_55x_up_171113_PBpolish2nd_filt_p 000089F, whole genome shotgun sequence DNA window includes the following coding sequences:
- the LOC103713518 gene encoding uncharacterized protein LOC103713518, with the protein MDLQLEELESLTLTDVLRESVAIPRSSPRTFALITLTLVFPLSFAVLAHTLFTHPILRHLQSSSSSSSGGWALLLLYQFVYLLFLFTFSLLATAAVVFTVASLYTAKPVSFRSTIAAIPPILPRLLRTFLWVALLMLLYNLAFALAVLLLLLATPSVDSPSFLLGLALVLLAFLAAHVYISAIWHLASVVSVLEPLCGLAAMAKSRDLLRGRARMAAAFVVTYLGLCGLIGWAFRAVVVKGPDEEGSAQAGTGTKVLIGGALVAVLVVLNLVGLLVQSVFYYVCKSHHHQQIDKSALYDHLGGYLGEYVPLKSSIQMENL; encoded by the coding sequence ATGGATCTCCAGCTGGAGGAGCTCGAGTCCCTGACTCTCACGGACGTCCTCCGCGAGTCCGTCGCCATTCCCCGCTCCTCTCCTCGCACCTTCGCCCTGATTACCCTCACCCTCGTCTTCCCCCTCTCTTTCGCCGTCCTTGCCCACACTCTCTTCACCCACCCCATCCTCCGCCACCTccaatcctcctcctcctcttcttctggcGGATGggcccttctccttctttaccAGTTCGTctacctcctcttcctcttcaccTTCTCCCTCCTCGCCACCGCAGCCGTGGTCTTCACGGTGGCCTCCCTCTACACCGCCAAGCCCGTCTCCTTCCGCTCCACCATCGCCGCCATCCCCCCAATCCTTCCCCGCCTCCTCCGCACCTTCCTCTGGGTCGCCCTCCTCATGCTTCTCTACAACCTCGCCTTCGCCCtcgccgtcctcctcctcctcctcgctaCCCCCTCCgtcgactccccctccttcctcctcggccttgCCCTCGTCCTCCTCGCCTTCCTCGCCGCTCATGTCTACATCTCCGCCATCTGGCACCTCGCCAGCGTCGTCTCTGTCCTCGAGCCCCTCTGCGGCCTCGCCGCCATGGCCAAGAGCCGCGACCTCCTCCGCGGCCGCGCCCGCATGGCCGCCGCCTTCGTCGTCACCTACCTCGGCTTGTGCGGCCTCATCGGCTGGGCCTTCCGCGCCGTCGTCGTCAAGGGCCCCGACGAGGAGGGCAGCGCCCAGGCTGGGACCGGGACCAAGGTCCTCATTGGCGGGGCCCTCGTGGCAGTGCTCGTCGTGCTGAACCTGGTGGGATTGCTGGTGCAGAGTGTGTTCTACTACGTGTGCAAGAGCCACCACCACCAGCAGATTGATAAGAGCGCGCTCTACGACCACCTCGGCGGCTATCTCGGGGAGTATGTGCCCCTGAAGAGCTCCATCCAGATGGAGAACCTCTGA